The following are from one region of the Deltaproteobacteria bacterium genome:
- a CDS encoding carbohydrate kinase codes for MTRPVVFGELLYDVFPDGHAVLGGAPFNVARHLRGFGLDPLMISRVGDDERGRAALAAMRSWGMDTAGVQIDPVHPTGEVRVRLDHGQPTFEIVPDRAWDHIDAVLVRSAVIGSPGLVYHGSLALRSESSRDAFAALTEDHTVNRFLDVNLRSPWWKRDAVIALARDARWVKLNEDEATILWGDSGTETAARQRSEWGCEAIIMTRGERGADVVTSDTVHHVEATAPRAWVDAVGAGDAFAAVVIAGMMRRLNWPGALHLASRFAAEVCAVSGALGLASSVYDDFARMLTAPGDESP; via the coding sequence ATGACGCGTCCCGTCGTCTTCGGCGAGCTTCTTTACGACGTATTCCCAGACGGCCACGCGGTGCTCGGCGGCGCGCCGTTCAACGTCGCCCGCCACCTGCGCGGATTCGGCCTCGATCCGCTCATGATTTCGCGCGTGGGAGACGACGAGCGCGGCCGTGCGGCGCTCGCCGCCATGCGTTCTTGGGGAATGGACACGGCGGGCGTGCAGATCGATCCGGTGCATCCCACCGGCGAGGTGCGGGTGCGTCTCGATCACGGTCAGCCGACGTTCGAGATCGTGCCCGACCGCGCGTGGGATCACATCGATGCGGTCCTGGTCCGATCGGCGGTGATCGGGTCTCCCGGGCTCGTCTATCACGGCTCGCTCGCGCTGCGTTCGGAGTCCTCTCGCGACGCGTTTGCCGCGCTGACGGAAGATCACACCGTGAATCGTTTTCTCGACGTGAATCTGCGCTCGCCGTGGTGGAAACGCGACGCGGTGATCGCCCTCGCGCGGGATGCCCGTTGGGTCAAGCTCAACGAGGACGAAGCGACGATCCTGTGGGGCGACTCGGGGACCGAGACCGCCGCGCGGCAGCGCAGCGAATGGGGCTGCGAAGCGATCATCATGACGCGCGGCGAACGCGGCGCGGATGTCGTGACGAGCGACACGGTTCATCACGTTGAAGCGACCGCCCCCCGCGCTTGGGTGGACGCCGTGGGCGCGGGTGACGCGTTCGCCGCCGTGGTGATCGCGGGAATGATGAGGCGTCTGAATTGGCCAGGCGCCCTGCACCTCGCATCCCGCTTCGCGGCCGAGGTGTGCGCCGTCAGCGGCGCGCTGGGGCTCGCGTCGTCGGTCTATGACGACTTTGCGCGGATGCTGACCGCGCCGGGTGACGAATCCCCGTGA
- the ychF gene encoding redox-regulated ATPase YchF, translating into MDATIIGLRQCGKTTLLEALAGAETPGSGIATVRVRDDRVDALTKIFNPKRTVYGEIRVREAAWPGTGESARKSAMEQYINAIRGSRLFLHVVAAARTPLMTEEPNPARDLNQLDGEMMFADLLAIDRILERSKKAPIDGNLKDLLERLKTELESEKPLWTLGLSDAEKTALAGFNLITVTPQLVIVNTAEGVGEIDSAVFGVRLRGRHVAAISLPVAREVSLLPTLEQDTFAREMGLDGPAAPKLSREAFAQLDLISFFTVGDDECRAWPITRGTEARAAAGVIHSDIERGFIRAEVVAYGEFMARKTLKACRDDGVLRLEGKTYVVADGDIINFRFNV; encoded by the coding sequence ATGGACGCGACCATCATCGGTTTGCGGCAGTGCGGTAAGACCACGCTGCTCGAAGCGCTCGCGGGAGCCGAAACCCCCGGCTCGGGAATCGCCACGGTGCGTGTGCGCGACGATCGGGTCGATGCGCTGACGAAGATCTTCAATCCGAAGCGCACGGTGTACGGCGAGATTCGGGTGCGCGAGGCCGCGTGGCCGGGCACCGGCGAGTCGGCCCGCAAGAGCGCGATGGAGCAGTACATCAACGCGATTCGCGGTTCGCGGCTCTTTCTGCACGTGGTGGCCGCCGCACGCACGCCGCTCATGACCGAGGAACCGAATCCGGCGCGCGATCTGAATCAGCTCGACGGCGAAATGATGTTCGCCGATCTGCTGGCGATCGACCGCATCCTGGAACGCTCGAAAAAAGCCCCGATCGATGGAAACCTGAAGGATCTGCTCGAACGGCTGAAGACGGAACTCGAATCCGAAAAGCCGCTGTGGACCCTCGGTCTTTCCGACGCGGAAAAAACCGCGCTGGCGGGATTCAACCTCATCACCGTCACGCCGCAGCTTGTCATCGTCAACACGGCGGAAGGGGTTGGCGAAATCGACTCCGCGGTGTTCGGCGTGCGGCTGCGCGGTCGTCACGTCGCGGCGATTTCGCTGCCCGTCGCCCGCGAGGTGAGCCTGCTGCCGACCCTGGAGCAGGACACCTTCGCGCGCGAGATGGGGCTCGACGGGCCCGCCGCGCCGAAGCTGTCGCGCGAGGCGTTCGCGCAGCTCGACCTCATCAGTTTCTTCACTGTCGGCGATGACGAGTGCCGCGCCTGGCCGATCACGCGCGGCACCGAGGCGCGTGCCGCGGCGGGCGTGATCCACTCGGACATCGAACGGGGTTTCATCCGCGCCGAGGTTGTGGCCTACGGCGAATTCATGGCGCGCAAAACGCTCAAGGCCTGCCGGGACGACGGCGTGCTGCGTCTCGAAGGCAAGACTTACGTGGTCGCCGACGGCGACATCATAAACTTCCGTTTCAACGTCTAA
- a CDS encoding DUF115 domain-containing protein produces the protein MPSRAPAILRRRWPALADVVDSTPPAAWIRISGGRTIRLIDDAGRAVTLFSPRDPQREAWDVIRSRLGERPASPVVLFGVGAGHRLVALLAEFDARRVVGVVVNASVFRAALDEGMFDAVLDDPRVEFVRGDACGLAALDEVFAAGNGSILTDDAELRFCDADALPTRRLADHLATYGRVGAESRAKIRANFRANVALLATDTPVRLLAGAWKNEPAIIVGAGPSLSVGVEELRAIRDRVRIIAVDAAVEVLEVAGIRADLAVSVDPYDANARQCDGFTAAPPLVYLPSVHPDVPAHWPAPRVAALPDLDPVAQALDDLWRIGRVASGGIVGTTATALADVLGASQLVLLGMDLAFSGGRTHADGAFHAASAPERTYLDPVPSIGGDTVWTNASFRRAISWFELFAAAKPLGTCLDAGRGGAVKRGWVATDLDAVAARSAPMAPWAVPNAPLRLDSNEAVRLFDVAAKAFDEA, from the coding sequence ATGCCCAGCCGCGCACCGGCAATCCTGCGACGACGTTGGCCCGCTCTGGCCGATGTCGTGGACTCGACGCCGCCCGCGGCGTGGATACGGATTTCCGGCGGGCGAACAATCCGGCTGATCGACGACGCCGGGCGCGCCGTGACCCTGTTCAGCCCGCGCGATCCCCAGCGCGAGGCGTGGGATGTCATTCGCTCGCGCCTCGGCGAACGCCCCGCCTCGCCGGTCGTGCTGTTCGGCGTCGGCGCGGGGCATCGACTCGTCGCGCTGCTGGCCGAGTTCGACGCCCGGCGCGTCGTGGGCGTCGTCGTGAACGCGTCCGTTTTTCGGGCCGCGCTCGACGAGGGAATGTTCGACGCGGTTCTGGACGACCCACGGGTCGAGTTCGTGCGAGGCGACGCCTGCGGGCTTGCGGCGCTGGACGAGGTTTTTGCCGCCGGGAACGGAAGCATCCTGACCGACGACGCCGAGCTGCGCTTCTGCGATGCGGACGCGCTCCCGACGCGTCGCCTCGCCGATCACCTCGCAACGTACGGTCGCGTCGGGGCGGAGTCCCGCGCGAAGATCCGTGCGAATTTCCGCGCGAACGTCGCGCTCCTCGCCACCGACACACCCGTCCGCCTGCTAGCCGGCGCCTGGAAAAACGAGCCCGCGATCATCGTCGGCGCGGGCCCGTCGCTGTCGGTCGGTGTGGAAGAGCTGCGCGCAATTCGTGATCGCGTCCGAATCATCGCGGTCGATGCGGCGGTCGAGGTGCTGGAGGTGGCGGGGATCCGCGCCGATCTCGCGGTCTCGGTGGACCCCTACGACGCGAACGCCCGCCAGTGCGACGGCTTCACCGCCGCGCCGCCGCTCGTCTATCTGCCCTCGGTGCATCCCGACGTGCCCGCACACTGGCCCGCGCCGCGCGTGGCCGCCCTGCCCGATCTCGACCCCGTCGCGCAGGCGCTCGACGATCTGTGGCGAATCGGCCGCGTGGCTTCGGGGGGAATCGTCGGAACCACGGCGACCGCGCTCGCCGATGTTCTCGGCGCGTCGCAGCTCGTGCTGCTCGGAATGGATCTCGCCTTTTCCGGCGGGCGAACGCACGCGGACGGCGCGTTTCATGCCGCATCAGCGCCCGAACGCACGTACCTCGATCCCGTGCCGTCTATCGGCGGCGACACCGTGTGGACCAACGCGTCGTTTCGCCGGGCGATTTCATGGTTCGAACTTTTTGCGGCGGCGAAACCACTCGGGACTTGCCTCGACGCGGGTCGCGGCGGCGCGGTCAAACGTGGGTGGGTGGCGACGGATCTGGATGCGGTCGCGGCGAGATCCGCACCTATGGCCCCGTGGGCCGTTCCCAACGCCCCGCTTCGCCTTGATTCGAATGAGGCCGTGCGCCTGTTCGACGTCGCCGCCAAGGCATTCGACGAAGCGTGA
- a CDS encoding SDR family NAD(P)-dependent oxidoreductase, protein MGEKPNPYEAFRSAVDGKNILVTGGTGTVGYELIKALLSLSPGVVRVFSRDEQKQFYLREEFRHFEKQVRFLIGDVRDRPRLDRALENVDIVFHLAALKHVESCEYNPFEAIKTNINGTQHLIDAALMHDIETVIFTSSDKAVNPSNAMGASKLMAEKLMVAGNFHKGRKRTRFCSVRFGNVLGSSGSVIPTFVNRIRLGLPIEITHRDMTRFVISFREANELLLTTLRDGVGGEIFVRKMPVVRIFDLAEVLIAETAKMYDLSPVPTREIGVRAGEKLYEELVTEEESARTFDIGDYLVILPQLGGAWPEPADATPLHIGSYSSRSEDAVSAADVLKILESDGTLRNPNLLHGVRATQPLQPGDLFAGDFMESVNAG, encoded by the coding sequence ATGGGGGAAAAGCCGAATCCGTACGAGGCGTTCCGGTCCGCTGTCGACGGAAAGAACATCCTCGTCACGGGAGGAACCGGTACCGTCGGCTACGAATTGATCAAGGCGCTGCTCTCGCTTTCACCCGGCGTCGTGCGCGTCTTTTCGCGGGACGAACAAAAGCAGTTCTACCTGCGCGAGGAATTCCGCCACTTCGAGAAACAGGTCCGGTTCCTGATCGGCGACGTCCGCGATCGACCGCGTCTCGACCGCGCGCTCGAAAATGTCGACATCGTCTTCCACCTCGCCGCACTCAAACACGTCGAGAGCTGCGAGTACAACCCCTTCGAGGCGATCAAGACCAACATCAACGGCACGCAGCATCTCATCGACGCCGCGTTGATGCACGACATCGAGACGGTCATCTTCACCAGCAGCGACAAGGCGGTGAATCCGTCGAACGCCATGGGCGCGAGCAAGCTGATGGCCGAAAAGCTCATGGTCGCGGGCAATTTTCACAAAGGTCGTAAACGCACGCGGTTTTGCTCGGTGCGTTTCGGGAATGTGCTGGGCAGCTCGGGATCGGTCATTCCGACCTTCGTGAATCGCATCCGCCTGGGACTGCCGATCGAGATCACGCACCGCGACATGACGCGATTCGTCATCAGCTTTCGCGAGGCGAACGAATTGTTGCTCACAACCCTGCGCGACGGCGTCGGCGGCGAGATCTTCGTGCGCAAAATGCCGGTCGTGCGCATCTTCGATTTGGCCGAGGTTCTGATTGCCGAAACCGCGAAGATGTACGACCTCTCGCCGGTCCCCACGCGCGAGATTGGTGTGCGGGCGGGCGAAAAGCTCTACGAGGAGCTCGTCACCGAAGAGGAATCGGCCCGCACGTTCGATATCGGAGACTATCTTGTCATCCTGCCGCAACTCGGCGGGGCGTGGCCCGAACCGGCCGATGCGACGCCGCTTCACATCGGGTCGTATTCCAGCCGTTCCGAAGACGCGGTGAGCGCCGCGGACGTTCTGAAGATCCTCGAGTCGGACGGCACATTGCGAAATCCCAATCTGCTCCACGGCGTCCGCGCAACGCAGCCGCTCCAGCCCGGGGACCTGTTCGCCGGAGATTTCATGGAGTCCGTGAATGCCGGGTAG
- a CDS encoding NAD-dependent epimerase/dehydratase family protein has product MPGSRILVTGGAGFIGRWVVAELLGRTEPEHGVVVLDNLSNGSPENLEEFRDHPRFVEFVQGDIRDTATMRALFARHEFSTVFHLAARINVQDSIDNPRDVFDADVAGTFELLELCREFSARFVFTSTCMVYDRCISPDGIRESDPVKPASPYAGAKLAGEDLALSYFHAYGLPVVVLRPFNTYGPFQKSSGEGGVIAIFCKAALGGSELRIYGDGTQTRDFLYVEDCARFIVLAGFDPRAEGRVLNAGSGADVTINELADLVSAGRASIVHVPHIHPQSEIMKLRCDASFVRSLLGFTPCVDLAEGIVRTSEWIAARLARTS; this is encoded by the coding sequence ATGCCGGGTAGTCGCATTCTCGTCACCGGCGGCGCGGGTTTCATCGGCCGGTGGGTGGTGGCCGAATTGCTGGGGCGAACCGAGCCGGAGCACGGGGTCGTCGTTCTCGACAACCTTTCCAACGGCTCGCCGGAGAATCTGGAGGAGTTCCGCGACCATCCGCGATTCGTCGAGTTCGTCCAGGGCGACATCCGGGACACGGCGACGATGCGCGCGTTGTTCGCGCGGCACGAATTCTCCACGGTGTTTCATCTCGCCGCTCGGATCAACGTTCAGGATTCGATCGACAATCCGCGCGACGTCTTCGACGCCGACGTGGCGGGCACGTTCGAGTTGCTCGAACTGTGCCGCGAATTCAGCGCCCGATTCGTCTTCACCAGCACGTGCATGGTGTACGACCGGTGCATTTCGCCGGACGGAATCCGCGAGTCGGACCCGGTGAAACCGGCATCGCCCTACGCCGGCGCCAAGCTCGCGGGCGAAGACTTGGCGCTGTCGTATTTCCACGCATACGGTTTGCCGGTTGTGGTGCTGCGCCCGTTCAATACCTACGGACCGTTTCAGAAGTCGTCGGGCGAGGGCGGCGTGATCGCCATCTTTTGCAAAGCCGCCCTCGGTGGGAGCGAACTACGCATCTATGGCGACGGGACGCAGACGCGGGACTTCCTGTACGTCGAGGATTGCGCACGGTTCATCGTTCTGGCGGGATTCGATCCGAGGGCTGAGGGACGCGTACTGAACGCCGGGAGCGGCGCCGACGTGACGATCAACGAACTTGCGGACCTCGTCTCCGCCGGCCGTGCGTCGATCGTTCACGTTCCGCATATCCATCCGCAAAGCGAGATCATGAAGCTGCGTTGCGACGCGTCATTCGTGCGTTCGCTGCTCGGGTTCACACCGTGCGTGGATTTGGCCGAGGGGATCGTGCGGACATCCGAATGGATCGCCGCACGCCTCGCGAGAACTTCATGA
- a CDS encoding response regulator, with amino-acid sequence MTTGPHASAGYMRDWDELPIPLAVTDREFRVLASNGAWKSAGVTPDGLVTRFPLPGEGQAKGGYLLVGSLETSGAEVTHAQSQSEKMAALAMLAGGIAHEFNNLMGGLLGYAQLAEKTGETADYRRAIQAVYQSATRARDVVGAMLGFVGRPMDRSDPTTLTEVVTPILTMVEAGLRNENIEVDTRIDDAGEIVLDVGRAQQVLLNLVIHARARLRDAGGGVVSVAARVEGRFALIRVADSLSAEPNGAAARSISLATGRAVLREIGGDIREHQDGARLSFEMLCPVGPAGDAATIDPDQEFAGESEPGGRILVVDDESMVRDLLAHVLGMHGYETQTASTGFSGVEKARHLAPELVSVDAQMPGMSGIETCAAIRKEIPNCAFLMVTGAVGDELERIAGSAGGQGIEIIAKPFEIEAVLGHVRRLVALVRAASREMS; translated from the coding sequence ATGACGACGGGTCCCCACGCTTCGGCCGGATACATGCGCGATTGGGACGAACTGCCGATTCCCCTCGCGGTGACGGACCGTGAGTTTCGCGTCTTGGCGTCGAATGGCGCATGGAAGTCGGCCGGCGTGACCCCGGACGGTCTCGTGACGCGATTTCCACTTCCCGGCGAAGGGCAAGCAAAGGGCGGGTATCTCCTTGTCGGTTCCCTCGAGACGAGCGGCGCCGAGGTGACGCACGCCCAATCGCAATCCGAAAAAATGGCGGCGCTCGCCATGCTCGCGGGCGGGATCGCGCATGAATTCAACAACCTGATGGGCGGGCTTCTCGGTTACGCGCAGCTCGCGGAAAAAACGGGCGAGACGGCGGACTACCGACGGGCTATCCAGGCCGTCTATCAATCGGCCACGAGGGCCCGGGACGTCGTCGGCGCGATGCTCGGATTCGTGGGACGACCCATGGATCGGTCGGACCCGACGACATTGACCGAAGTCGTGACGCCGATCCTGACGATGGTCGAGGCCGGGCTGCGTAACGAGAATATCGAGGTCGACACACGGATCGACGACGCGGGCGAGATCGTGCTCGATGTCGGACGCGCACAGCAGGTGCTGCTCAATCTTGTCATCCACGCGCGGGCGCGGTTGCGGGACGCGGGTGGCGGCGTCGTGTCGGTCGCCGCCCGGGTGGAGGGTCGATTCGCCCTGATTCGAGTGGCGGATTCCCTGTCCGCGGAACCGAACGGCGCGGCGGCGAGAAGCATTTCGCTGGCGACGGGCCGGGCCGTGCTGCGGGAGATCGGCGGGGACATTCGGGAACACCAGGACGGTGCAAGGCTTTCGTTCGAGATGTTGTGTCCGGTTGGTCCGGCGGGAGACGCGGCGACGATCGATCCCGATCAGGAATTCGCTGGGGAGTCGGAGCCCGGAGGCCGGATCCTGGTGGTTGACGACGAAAGCATGGTGCGGGATCTTCTGGCGCACGTGCTCGGAATGCACGGGTACGAGACGCAAACAGCCTCGACGGGATTCTCCGGCGTGGAAAAAGCGCGCCATCTGGCGCCGGAACTCGTGAGTGTGGATGCGCAGATGCCGGGAATGTCGGGAATCGAAACCTGTGCGGCGATTCGGAAAGAGATTCCGAACTGCGCATTTCTCATGGTGACGGGCGCCGTCGGCGATGAACTGGAACGAATCGCCGGTTCCGCGGGCGGGCAAGGAATCGAAATCATCGCCAAACCTTTTGAAATCGAGGCCGTGTTGGGGCATGTGCGGCGGTTGGTCGCGCTCGTCCGGGCGGCTTCGCGGGAGATGTCATGA
- a CDS encoding response regulator, with amino-acid sequence MTEQTEPKRALVADDEDVFCKLLAKTLSLDGFQVDTANDGMEAIELLDRHRYAVILTDLMMPRAGGLEVLRAARRTDPDVAVILVTGYASLDSALAAIKEGAYDYITKPFQLEEIRLTVSNALERRRLVDENKSLLESLEKAYRQIDDLMKRQVSAASEVDRELAARQKEIFDKIQSVRTLRGATAPILATGELQKKNEAELTDRLEAVSSTLNRQFVRSDAGSSRSKAVGS; translated from the coding sequence ATGACCGAACAGACGGAACCCAAACGGGCTCTGGTCGCGGACGACGAGGATGTTTTTTGCAAACTCCTCGCCAAGACCCTGAGTCTCGACGGGTTTCAGGTCGATACCGCAAACGACGGCATGGAGGCGATCGAGCTGCTCGACCGCCATCGCTACGCCGTCATTTTGACCGACCTGATGATGCCGCGGGCCGGCGGGCTCGAGGTGCTTCGCGCCGCGCGTCGTACCGACCCCGACGTGGCCGTGATCCTTGTGACGGGGTACGCGTCGCTCGATTCCGCGCTCGCCGCCATCAAGGAAGGGGCGTACGACTACATCACCAAGCCATTTCAGCTCGAGGAGATTCGGCTGACCGTCTCCAACGCGCTTGAGCGTCGTCGCTTGGTCGATGAAAACAAGTCGCTGCTCGAAAGCCTCGAAAAAGCCTACCGGCAAATCGACGACCTGATGAAGCGGCAGGTGTCAGCCGCCAGCGAGGTCGACCGCGAACTCGCGGCGCGGCAGAAGGAGATTTTCGACAAGATCCAAAGCGTGCGCACGCTGCGCGGAGCCACGGCTCCGATTCTCGCGACCGGCGAACTTCAAAAAAAAAATGAGGCTGAGCTGACCGACAGGCTCGAAGCCGTTTCCTCCACCCTGAATCGACAATTCGTTCGATCGGATGCGGGCTCTTCTCGTTCCAAAGCCGTCGGGTCGTAA
- a CDS encoding response regulator, translated as MKIDGAKPRSRILILEDEVPIRNALARYLEQIGYEVETAENGRVGLETLRAGRFDLAISDIMMPDMGGIAFLEKAKSERPDLDVVMVTGYGDTSIAVDAMKNGASDFVTKPFQFDYLESIVRRLVERRESRAGRPRDVDVEHLEGRLRDKVRELSTLYSINESLDEVEGVEPVFTRMARLAAQSCDARSASAYLWEADTRTLVLHSVYPSGAVSARVPRVRAPGVFVDLMRKPHDPKRFSDPMGLAMLETLLVTPERPPSSAVLAPLFVRGEAFGVLCVEGKFGDASFGEPDLGFVRTILKKAAVMIERAALYDTIQSNLVSTLTSLVRTLEAKDTYTRFHSDRVTNLAMLVGREMGVSQADLEVLRFAGLLHDIGKIGVSDAILQKKGSLTPEEFEAIKAHPIIGERILEPLGMLPDERAIIRHHHERWDGRGYPDGLAGKDIPFLARVLTLADSYDAMTSDRVYRLGLKHDVALGEVVRYAGRQFDPNVVAAFESLCRRHAHDLLERMNAGLDKESILTQRLRAAS; from the coding sequence ATGAAAATCGATGGGGCCAAACCCCGGTCTCGGATTCTGATTTTGGAAGACGAGGTCCCCATCCGCAATGCGCTCGCGCGCTATCTCGAACAGATCGGTTATGAAGTCGAGACCGCGGAAAACGGTCGCGTCGGACTTGAAACGCTCCGCGCGGGTCGATTCGATCTGGCGATCTCCGACATCATGATGCCCGACATGGGCGGCATCGCGTTTCTCGAAAAAGCCAAGTCGGAGCGCCCCGATCTCGACGTCGTCATGGTGACGGGCTACGGCGACACGTCGATCGCCGTGGACGCCATGAAAAACGGCGCCTCGGACTTTGTCACGAAACCGTTCCAGTTCGATTACCTCGAAAGCATCGTCCGCAGATTGGTGGAGCGTCGGGAGAGTCGCGCCGGCCGTCCCCGGGACGTGGATGTCGAGCACCTCGAAGGCCGGCTGCGCGACAAGGTGCGCGAACTGTCGACCCTCTACTCGATCAACGAATCGCTCGACGAGGTCGAAGGCGTCGAGCCGGTTTTTACGCGCATGGCGCGACTCGCCGCGCAGTCGTGCGACGCCCGATCGGCGTCGGCGTACCTCTGGGAAGCCGATACGCGCACGCTTGTGCTGCATTCCGTGTATCCTTCGGGCGCGGTGTCCGCCCGAGTCCCCCGAGTCCGGGCACCGGGCGTGTTCGTCGATCTGATGCGCAAGCCGCACGATCCCAAACGGTTTTCGGACCCGATGGGTTTGGCGATGCTCGAAACCCTCCTCGTCACTCCGGAGCGTCCGCCGTCCTCCGCCGTTCTCGCTCCGTTGTTCGTGCGTGGCGAGGCGTTCGGTGTCCTGTGCGTCGAGGGGAAATTCGGCGATGCGTCCTTCGGGGAGCCGGATCTCGGGTTCGTCCGGACGATCCTGAAAAAAGCGGCCGTGATGATCGAACGGGCCGCGCTCTACGACACCATTCAGTCAAACCTCGTATCGACGTTGACCTCGCTCGTGCGCACGCTCGAGGCGAAGGACACCTACACGCGCTTTCACTCCGACCGGGTCACGAACCTCGCGATGCTGGTCGGGCGCGAGATGGGCGTTTCGCAGGCGGACCTCGAAGTTCTGCGTTTCGCGGGTCTTCTGCACGACATCGGCAAGATCGGCGTGTCCGACGCCATCCTGCAAAAAAAGGGCTCTCTGACGCCGGAGGAATTCGAGGCGATCAAGGCGCATCCCATCATCGGGGAGCGCATTCTCGAACCGCTCGGCATGTTGCCCGACGAACGTGCGATCATCCGCCATCATCACGAGCGCTGGGACGGGCGCGGATATCCCGACGGCCTGGCGGGCAAGGACATCCCGTTTCTGGCGCGGGTGCTCACGCTCGCGGACTCGTACGACGCCATGACCTCCGATCGTGTTTATCGCCTCGGGCTCAAGCACGATGTGGCGCTCGGAGAGGTGGTGCGTTACGCGGGCCGTCAATTCGATCCGAACGTCGTCGCGGCGTTCGAGTCG